A genomic window from Flavobacterium johnsoniae includes:
- a CDS encoding lipopolysaccharide biosynthesis protein, giving the protein MQSENLKSNRLAKNSILLYIRMIVVMIINLYTVRVVLKALGAIDYGINDVVAGVITMLISLSSVLSTATQRYYSSTIGDDRVTRLQDIFSTSINIYLILSLIVIIIGETVGLWFLNHYLVIPESRIYAANWIYQFSIFSFIFTFLQVPYSAAVIAREDMGIFTIISTFECLLKFGAAFLIFIVPQDRLIVYGANLLFISFLILMSYVTVGYYKYAECRYKIQKEKKLFHELISFSGWSLFGSLAGVGMAQVTTILINVFFGPLFNAARAISFQFNYALSSLTASFLMALRPQMIKSYAEGSYLYLNKIFNLSNKLIYYGLLIVSLPLIFEMNAILMIWLGKTDYQTILFSRLILIYTLIMALNNPISIVIQAIGKVKEYHIPVETITLLCVPITYVLFKFNFPAYSTYIVMIGAAILSHCVRLICLKKFYNHFDYLEYIKSFLIPAVFITFFSSFFIYVISKSDLNTLFRLLIVFFTSLTSILALVLMFGLSRNEKNDVRKIVSYFKKKRVLS; this is encoded by the coding sequence ATGCAAAGTGAAAATTTAAAAAGTAATCGTTTAGCTAAAAACTCTATTCTTTTGTATATAAGAATGATAGTTGTAATGATTATTAATTTATATACTGTAAGAGTTGTATTGAAAGCCTTAGGAGCTATTGATTATGGAATTAATGATGTCGTAGCCGGAGTAATTACCATGCTGATAAGTTTATCTAGCGTACTTTCAACAGCAACACAAAGATACTATTCGTCAACAATTGGAGATGATAGAGTAACACGATTACAGGATATTTTTTCAACGAGTATAAATATTTATCTTATACTGTCTCTTATTGTTATAATAATAGGGGAAACGGTAGGATTGTGGTTCCTCAATCATTATTTGGTTATACCTGAGAGTAGAATTTATGCGGCAAATTGGATTTATCAATTTTCCATTTTTTCTTTTATTTTTACTTTTTTACAAGTGCCTTATTCTGCAGCGGTAATAGCCCGGGAAGATATGGGGATATTTACAATTATTAGTACTTTTGAATGTCTTTTAAAATTCGGTGCTGCATTTTTGATTTTTATAGTTCCTCAGGATAGACTAATTGTCTATGGCGCAAATCTTTTGTTTATTTCTTTTCTGATTTTGATGTCTTATGTAACGGTAGGGTATTATAAATATGCTGAGTGTCGATATAAAATTCAAAAAGAAAAAAAGTTATTTCATGAATTAATCTCTTTTTCAGGATGGTCATTGTTTGGCTCTTTAGCTGGCGTTGGGATGGCACAAGTGACAACAATTTTAATTAATGTGTTTTTTGGGCCATTATTTAATGCCGCAAGAGCAATATCATTTCAGTTTAATTATGCTTTGAGTTCATTAACTGCTAGTTTTTTAATGGCTCTTAGACCGCAGATGATTAAATCATATGCAGAGGGATCATATTTATATTTAAATAAAATTTTCAATCTTAGCAATAAGTTAATTTATTACGGTTTGTTAATTGTTTCTCTTCCTCTTATTTTTGAAATGAATGCAATACTTATGATATGGTTAGGTAAAACAGATTATCAAACAATTTTGTTTTCTCGCCTTATTTTAATTTATACTTTAATAATGGCACTAAATAATCCTATTTCAATAGTTATTCAGGCTATTGGAAAAGTAAAAGAATATCATATACCTGTTGAAACTATTACACTCTTGTGTGTGCCAATAACGTATGTTTTGTTTAAATTCAATTTTCCTGCGTATTCAACATATATTGTAATGATTGGAGCTGCAATTCTTTCACATTGCGTCAGACTTATTTGCCTTAAAAAGTTTTATAATCATTTCGATTATTTAGAATACATAAAATCATTTTTAATTCCTGCTGTTTTTATCACATTCTTTTCTTCCTTCTTTATTTACGTTATATCAAAAAGTGATCTTAATACCTTATTTAGATTGCTAATAGTTTTCTTTACATCTTTAACAAGTATTTTAGCTTTGGTTCTAATGTTTGGCTTATCAAGAAATGAAAAAAATGATGTAAGAAAAATTGTGAGTTATTTCAAGAAAAAAAGGGTCTTGTCATGA
- a CDS encoding polysaccharide biosynthesis protein, which translates to MSLFKNKTLLITGGTGSFGNTVLTRFLHTDIGEIRIFSRDEKKQDDMRHEFQSKMPDVAHKIKYYIGDVRDLASLKNAMHGVNYIFHAAALKQVPSCEFFPLEAVKTNVLGTDNVLTAAIEAEVETVICLSTDKAAYPVNSMGTSKAMMEKVIVAKSRTVNPEKIKICCTRYGNVIASRGSVIPLWIEQIRNNQPITLTEPSMTRFIMSLDEAIDLVLFAFENGVTGDVLVQKAPACTIRVLAEAVCELFDYDKDNIRNIGIRHGEKMYETLLTNEECAYAVDMGNFYRVPSDNRDLNYAKYFVDGDTERNLLTEFNSNNTKLLDIEQVKDKLLSIDYIKDKLINKN; encoded by the coding sequence ATGTCATTATTTAAAAATAAAACCCTATTAATTACCGGTGGTACAGGATCATTTGGAAACACAGTATTAACTCGATTTTTACATACAGATATTGGTGAAATCCGTATTTTTTCTCGTGATGAAAAGAAGCAAGATGATATGCGACACGAATTTCAATCTAAAATGCCTGATGTTGCTCATAAGATTAAATATTATATAGGTGATGTAAGAGATTTAGCGAGTCTTAAAAATGCTATGCATGGTGTAAATTATATTTTTCACGCAGCTGCTTTAAAGCAAGTCCCTTCTTGTGAATTTTTTCCTTTAGAAGCAGTTAAAACAAATGTTTTAGGGACAGATAATGTACTTACTGCTGCAATAGAAGCAGAAGTAGAGACCGTAATATGTTTGTCTACGGACAAAGCTGCTTATCCTGTGAACTCAATGGGAACTTCTAAAGCAATGATGGAAAAAGTGATTGTTGCAAAGTCACGTACTGTTAACCCTGAAAAAATAAAGATATGCTGTACTCGATATGGAAATGTAATTGCATCTCGCGGTTCTGTTATTCCATTATGGATTGAGCAAATTAGAAATAATCAACCTATTACATTGACCGAGCCTTCTATGACTCGTTTTATTATGTCGCTAGATGAAGCAATTGATCTTGTGCTATTTGCTTTTGAAAATGGAGTTACAGGAGATGTGTTAGTGCAAAAAGCACCAGCTTGTACAATTAGAGTTCTTGCAGAAGCTGTATGTGAGTTATTTGATTATGATAAGGATAATATCAGGAATATTGGAATTCGTCATGGAGAAAAAATGTATGAAACACTTTTAACTAATGAAGAATGTGCTTATGCCGTTGATATGGGAAATTTTTATAGAGTGCCGTCAGATAATCGCGATCTAAATTATGCTAAATATTTTGTAGATGGAGATACTGAAAGAAATTTATTGACAGAATTCAATAGTAATAATACCAAACTTTTAGATATTGAGCAGGTAAAAGATAAATTGCTTTCAATTGACTATATAAAAGATAAACTTATTAATAAAAATTAA
- a CDS encoding glycosyltransferase family 2 protein has protein sequence MNNNNNNIEYPLFTVIIPQKDRAEYLIHTLRTCSIQDYPNFEVIISDDCSEDNSVEVVRELMKNDSRIKLFAHNHHLGMRENFEFALNQVRSGYVMALGGDDGLSPGCIWRMYEILTSTKRELLTWTPAGFTYPDHENGKNIFYVKRKKNTGIEFINSTIFLNKIARTFLYQIDECPMLFMKAVVSTSLIERVKSRTSDNSFYYCATPDGFSGVVLAGEVEDYAFTSEPLSIGGTTVKSQGRNYQRTDSKSKEEAQQFFKDNVQKKMHPQLASQDYSPLVTLMTADYLLTAQDLPGWPGKFDPISYEGLIRASFKLIEGGTFANEVLARELNILREIAKKHDLLDLFNKLLANTKRKVYTKEDVYGFVITNSIRFEGTELGIKNIFDASLATNFVYNFYNRFSFKTLLLLLKNTRQILLRSKKYKLEDLPKI, from the coding sequence ATGAATAATAACAATAATAATATAGAATATCCTTTATTTACGGTTATCATACCTCAAAAGGATAGAGCAGAATATTTAATTCATACTCTAAGAACTTGTTCTATCCAAGATTATCCAAATTTTGAGGTAATTATATCGGATGATTGTAGCGAAGATAACTCGGTCGAAGTTGTTCGAGAATTAATGAAAAATGATTCGCGTATTAAATTATTTGCACATAATCATCATTTAGGGATGAGGGAAAACTTTGAGTTTGCTCTCAATCAAGTAAGGAGCGGTTATGTTATGGCTTTAGGAGGAGATGATGGACTTTCGCCAGGATGTATATGGCGTATGTATGAAATTTTAACTAGTACCAAAAGAGAATTACTTACCTGGACTCCTGCAGGATTTACGTATCCAGATCATGAGAATGGTAAAAATATATTTTATGTCAAAAGAAAAAAAAATACTGGAATAGAATTTATTAATTCAACGATTTTTTTAAATAAGATAGCACGAACATTTTTGTATCAAATTGATGAATGTCCAATGCTTTTTATGAAGGCAGTAGTGTCTACATCGCTTATTGAAAGAGTAAAATCAAGGACAAGTGATAATAGTTTTTATTATTGCGCTACGCCCGATGGATTTTCTGGTGTTGTCTTAGCCGGTGAAGTTGAAGATTATGCTTTTACTTCTGAACCTTTATCGATAGGTGGTACTACTGTTAAATCTCAAGGAAGAAATTATCAAAGAACAGATAGTAAATCCAAAGAAGAAGCTCAACAATTTTTCAAGGATAATGTTCAGAAAAAAATGCATCCACAATTAGCTTCACAAGACTATTCGCCTTTAGTTACATTAATGACGGCTGATTATTTGCTTACAGCACAAGATTTACCAGGTTGGCCAGGAAAATTTGATCCAATTTCTTATGAAGGATTAATTAGGGCTTCGTTTAAATTAATTGAGGGAGGGACATTTGCTAATGAAGTTTTAGCGAGAGAATTGAATATATTAAGAGAAATTGCTAAAAAACACGATTTACTTGATTTGTTTAATAAATTATTAGCTAATACAAAACGAAAAGTTTATACAAAAGAAGATGTTTACGGATTTGTAATTACAAATTCAATTCGATTTGAAGGAACAGAATTAGGAATCAAAAATATTTTTGATGCGTCTCTTGCTACTAATTTTGTTTACAACTTTTACAATAGATTTTCTTTTAAGACTTTATTATTACTTTTAAAGAACACTAGACAAATACTACTAAGAAGCAAAAAATATAAGTTAGAGGATCTTCCTAAAATATAA
- a CDS encoding O-antigen polymerase, with the protein MTIQKIFSNVIIIFFILSWIITIIVYQIKKKSFDAGSILLFSYLVYAIMSLLLYNNPYYSFNDMQVFPFIYLYLMLMLAFSPVLRYNYNKISEIQKPPSIFLNFVCIIFIIACLMQLPTIISDFAVNIVKLLFVSSGGQDLYNDAMADSYSLGDGSISNLSSIISNAYGNFGILLFFYYLTLEKRNKFIMIGLFISSIISILSNISLGQRGPILEILLSMIVTYFALRKFYSPKINKIVRSIGVILLIATIIPIVALTVSRFGESEAGSESSMFFYAGQENLYFNNYGLDNGGIRYGDRTFPFFKRMLGFENVPENFWERRSKYPNLQINDEVFIGFVGDFTLDFGPIIAPLFFIFFTIIVLNSTIVKGGKLLFHQLILLHFTMCLCMLGGMKLYPFSDVGGNLQLIVYFLAFLFFRLIHAYIVRRSKKYNA; encoded by the coding sequence ATGACAATCCAGAAAATATTTAGTAATGTAATTATTATTTTCTTTATTTTATCTTGGATTATAACAATTATTGTATACCAGATAAAAAAGAAGAGTTTTGACGCAGGTAGTATACTACTATTTTCATATTTAGTGTATGCAATCATGTCATTGCTCTTATATAATAATCCTTATTATAGTTTCAATGATATGCAAGTATTCCCATTTATATACTTGTATTTAATGTTAATGTTGGCTTTTTCGCCAGTTTTGAGATATAATTATAATAAGATAAGTGAAATTCAAAAACCGCCCTCTATTTTTTTGAATTTTGTCTGCATAATATTCATTATTGCTTGTTTGATGCAATTACCAACGATTATTTCTGATTTTGCGGTCAATATCGTTAAATTGCTTTTTGTTTCTTCTGGTGGTCAAGATTTATATAATGATGCGATGGCTGATAGTTATTCATTGGGAGATGGCAGTATATCAAACCTTTCTTCGATTATTTCTAATGCATATGGGAATTTTGGTATTCTTTTATTTTTCTATTATTTAACATTAGAGAAAAGAAATAAATTTATTATGATTGGATTATTTATATCCTCTATAATAAGTATTTTGAGTAATATTTCTCTGGGACAAAGAGGTCCTATTCTTGAAATTTTACTATCAATGATTGTCACTTATTTTGCTCTAAGAAAATTTTACAGTCCCAAAATCAATAAAATAGTTAGAAGCATTGGAGTTATTTTGTTGATAGCAACAATTATACCTATAGTAGCATTAACTGTAAGTCGATTTGGAGAAAGTGAAGCTGGTTCCGAATCATCTATGTTTTTTTATGCAGGGCAAGAAAATTTATATTTTAATAATTATGGTTTAGATAATGGAGGGATTAGATATGGAGATAGGACTTTTCCATTTTTTAAAAGAATGCTAGGGTTTGAAAACGTGCCAGAGAATTTTTGGGAAAGAAGGTCTAAATACCCTAATTTACAAATAAATGATGAGGTATTTATTGGCTTTGTTGGTGATTTTACTTTAGATTTTGGCCCTATTATTGCTCCTTTATTTTTTATTTTTTTTACAATAATTGTTTTAAATAGCACTATTGTTAAGGGAGGAAAACTTCTCTTTCATCAGTTGATTCTTCTTCATTTTACAATGTGTCTCTGTATGCTTGGAGGAATGAAATTGTATCCATTTTCGGATGTTGGAGGAAACTTACAACTTATTGTTTATTTTTTAGCTTTCCTATTTTTTCGATTAATTCATGCTTATATTGTTAGAAGAAGCAAGAAATACAATGCTTAA
- a CDS encoding Wzz/FepE/Etk N-terminal domain-containing protein, with amino-acid sequence MEKKMNVNDEVSLKELIDKTKDWSQHLLNKWKIIVLIGIIGAFLGLGYSFVKKPLYTATLTFALEDEKAGGGLGGALGLASSFGIDLGTGGGSIFTSSNLAELFKSRRMVEQTLLTPVAIDGKEISLAEMYIQNNEWRDKWKNKSKFKDIQFLPQTKRKYFTRVHDSILGEIYKDLSKNSLSVAQKDKKISIISMDMVSNSELFSLYFCEALAKQVSEFYVETKSKKARINMKILERQVDSVRNELNGAITGVAVANDNTFNLNPALNVRRAPSAKRQVDVQANTAVLTELVKQSELAKVTLRKETPLIQIIDRPILPLKNDRLGKATAFVFGGVIFGFLAVLYLLLKKMFEELSS; translated from the coding sequence ATGGAGAAAAAAATGAATGTTAATGATGAAGTTTCTTTAAAGGAATTAATTGATAAGACAAAAGATTGGAGCCAACATTTACTTAATAAATGGAAAATAATTGTATTAATTGGAATAATAGGGGCATTTTTAGGACTAGGTTATTCTTTTGTAAAAAAACCTTTATATACTGCGACATTAACATTTGCCTTAGAAGATGAAAAGGCCGGTGGCGGTTTAGGTGGTGCTTTAGGTCTTGCCAGTTCTTTCGGTATTGATTTAGGAACTGGGGGAGGAAGTATTTTTACTAGCTCTAATTTGGCTGAACTATTTAAGTCTCGTAGGATGGTAGAACAAACTTTATTAACTCCAGTTGCAATTGACGGGAAGGAAATATCTTTAGCTGAAATGTACATTCAAAATAATGAATGGAGAGATAAATGGAAAAACAAATCTAAATTTAAAGATATACAGTTTTTACCTCAAACTAAAAGAAAATATTTTACTAGAGTTCATGATAGCATATTGGGGGAAATTTATAAAGATTTATCAAAAAACTCTTTATCTGTTGCTCAAAAAGATAAAAAAATATCCATTATCTCAATGGATATGGTGTCTAATAGTGAATTATTCTCGCTTTATTTCTGTGAGGCACTTGCCAAACAGGTTAGTGAATTTTACGTAGAAACTAAAAGTAAAAAAGCGAGAATTAATATGAAAATTTTAGAACGTCAAGTTGATTCTGTGCGTAATGAATTAAACGGTGCAATTACTGGGGTAGCTGTTGCTAATGATAATACTTTTAATTTAAACCCCGCACTCAACGTTCGTCGTGCCCCATCTGCTAAGAGGCAAGTAGATGTTCAGGCTAACACGGCAGTTTTAACTGAGCTTGTTAAGCAGTCTGAATTGGCAAAAGTTACTCTGCGTAAAGAAACTCCTTTGATTCAAATAATTGACAGGCCTATTTTACCTTTGAAGAATGATAGATTAGGAAAAGCTACAGCATTTGTATTTGGAGGTGTAATATTTGGTTTTTTAGCGGTTTTATATTTATTGTTAAAAAAAATGTTTGAAGAACTAAGTAGTTAA
- a CDS encoding SLBB domain-containing protein encodes MKKITYVLILFFTLLISFQVSAQDMLKGKDLSSVKVDYLSDDDLAKISSQLKSNNATIDQVEPMAIAKGMSQTEFNKLKVKLNEYEKKNLKDSKKDIAPKKEDNEKGGRRQEKIINEKVKDSANALIFGSELFDNPTLNFEPDLKLATPMNYVLGPGDELQVSVYGVQEYSASIPVSVEGKITIDYVGQIAVSGMSIEAASQKIKGAIARVYSTVRSGQSQVSVSLNQIRTIKITIVGGKQPGNYSISSLATVYNALHLAGGPGKNGSYRNIELIRNNKVYRNIDIYRFLVKGDQSDNVSLKENDVIRIPAYTQRVTVEGEVKRPGIFEMKKGEKFSDLLNFASGFNEFAYTASVNVLQKTGKEFKVHDINESEYNSYQPLSGDVFRITKILNRFENRIKIEGAVFRPDYYSFSNGMRISDLITRAEGLKEDAYSKRARIIRLKTDLTTEIVNVDLGAALSGDLNADIELKREDIVTVYSILDFREEYKVTIDGEVKNPGEYEYFENLTLNDLVVQVGGLTGSASKRVEIARMIKSDAIDDADPKRIELVELEITADNNEQIKNFVLKPFDVINIRRMAVYEKPQMVTVSGAVGYPGKYVLANKKETVYNVVMRAGGLTSIANLDGMKIKRPIKEEQIETLERVDLNLDKNDTLKGKLAKKLKEDLKFATIPVNWEKIVKDKNHYSNVTLFPGDEIEVSVYNEGVKVTGNVLLTSEIPFRSGKGFKYYLDAVGGVDNKGWKRKAYIIYPNGKADVTTSFLFFKSYPKVEPDSQIVVPEKPERRKMTTGEWVGIGSVISSLALLIVTAFNK; translated from the coding sequence ATGAAAAAAATAACATACGTTCTTATCCTATTTTTTACTTTGCTAATTTCATTTCAAGTAAGTGCACAGGATATGCTTAAAGGTAAAGATTTAAGTTCAGTAAAAGTAGATTATTTGTCAGATGATGATTTAGCAAAGATTAGCAGTCAATTAAAAAGCAACAATGCAACTATTGATCAGGTAGAACCTATGGCAATTGCTAAAGGAATGAGTCAGACAGAATTCAATAAGTTAAAGGTTAAACTTAATGAATACGAAAAGAAGAATTTAAAAGATTCTAAAAAAGATATTGCTCCTAAGAAAGAAGATAATGAAAAAGGAGGAAGAAGGCAAGAAAAAATTATAAATGAGAAAGTAAAAGACTCTGCCAATGCTTTAATTTTTGGCTCAGAATTATTTGATAATCCAACTTTGAATTTTGAACCGGATTTGAAATTAGCTACTCCAATGAATTATGTTTTAGGGCCTGGAGATGAGTTGCAAGTGAGTGTGTATGGTGTTCAGGAATATAGTGCAAGCATACCAGTGAGTGTAGAAGGTAAGATTACAATTGATTATGTAGGACAGATAGCAGTTTCTGGAATGTCAATAGAGGCTGCATCACAAAAAATAAAGGGAGCTATTGCAAGGGTTTACAGTACTGTTCGTTCTGGACAATCTCAAGTAAGTGTAAGCTTAAATCAAATAAGAACAATTAAGATTACAATTGTAGGAGGTAAGCAACCAGGGAACTATTCAATATCTTCTTTAGCTACTGTGTATAATGCGTTGCATTTAGCAGGAGGGCCAGGTAAGAATGGAAGTTATAGGAATATTGAGTTAATTAGAAATAATAAAGTTTATCGAAATATTGATATTTATCGATTTTTAGTAAAGGGTGATCAATCTGATAATGTTAGTTTGAAAGAAAATGATGTAATAAGGATTCCTGCGTATACCCAAAGAGTTACTGTTGAGGGAGAAGTAAAACGTCCTGGGATTTTCGAAATGAAAAAAGGAGAAAAGTTTTCTGATTTATTAAATTTTGCTTCTGGATTTAATGAGTTCGCTTATACTGCTTCTGTTAACGTATTACAAAAAACAGGAAAGGAATTTAAAGTTCATGACATAAATGAAAGTGAATATAATTCTTATCAGCCACTATCAGGAGACGTATTTAGAATAACAAAAATTTTGAATCGTTTTGAAAATCGTATAAAAATTGAAGGTGCTGTCTTTAGACCGGATTATTATTCTTTTTCAAATGGGATGAGAATTTCTGACCTTATTACTAGAGCGGAAGGCTTAAAAGAGGATGCATATAGCAAACGAGCAAGAATTATACGTTTAAAAACTGATTTAACTACTGAAATTGTTAATGTAGATTTAGGTGCTGCTTTGTCAGGTGATTTAAATGCAGATATCGAATTAAAAAGAGAAGATATAGTTACTGTATATTCTATTCTAGATTTTAGAGAAGAATATAAAGTTACAATCGATGGAGAAGTAAAAAATCCTGGAGAATATGAGTATTTTGAAAATCTTACATTAAATGACTTAGTTGTGCAAGTTGGTGGGTTGACTGGCTCAGCATCAAAAAGAGTTGAAATTGCAAGAATGATAAAATCCGACGCTATTGACGATGCAGATCCTAAACGTATTGAGTTGGTCGAATTAGAAATTACAGCAGATAATAATGAACAAATTAAAAATTTTGTATTAAAACCTTTTGATGTTATTAATATTCGTCGAATGGCCGTTTATGAAAAACCTCAAATGGTAACTGTAAGCGGAGCTGTAGGATATCCGGGGAAATATGTTTTAGCTAATAAAAAGGAAACTGTTTATAATGTTGTGATGAGGGCTGGTGGATTAACTTCTATTGCTAATCTTGATGGAATGAAAATTAAGAGACCAATAAAAGAGGAACAAATTGAAACATTAGAAAGAGTAGATTTGAATTTAGATAAAAACGATACATTAAAGGGTAAACTAGCTAAAAAATTAAAAGAAGATCTAAAATTTGCTACAATTCCGGTAAATTGGGAAAAGATTGTAAAAGATAAAAATCACTATTCGAATGTAACATTGTTTCCTGGTGATGAAATTGAAGTGTCAGTATATAATGAGGGTGTAAAAGTAACAGGAAATGTTTTATTGACATCAGAAATTCCATTTAGAAGCGGGAAAGGATTTAAATATTATCTAGATGCGGTAGGTGGTGTTGATAATAAAGGTTGGAAAAGAAAGGCATATATCATTTATCCAAATGGTAAAGCGGATGTTACAACTTCATTTTTGTTTTTTAAATCTTATCCAAAAGTAGAACCTGATTCTCAGATTGTTGTTCCAGAAAAACCCGAAAGAAGAAAAATGACTACAGGTGAATGGGTTGGTATCGGTAGTGTTATTTCTAGTTTAGCTTTGTTAATTGTTACTGCGTTTAATAAATAA
- a CDS encoding mannose-1-phosphate guanylyltransferase, with protein MEKSNSIIHVILTGGVGSRLWPLSRKSQPKQYLEIFDGKSLFEMTVERNSHLADKVMVVGNVDNHHLSGKVMDKTQTAYLNIVEATPRNTAAAIAFAAFASNQDDVLIVTPSDHIIGKEEDYYKAINEAISKANEGFIVTFGIIPTKPETGYGYIESKGDKVLSFREKPNETTAKDFIARGNFLWNSGMFCFKAGVFLDELKQFQSDVYEKSKLVWESSEKGFLDLNSSLEIPSISIDYAVMERSKKIKVVPASFSWSDLGSFESVYEYLVSKGHYIDANGNMVIGCENHTTFLGLKNTIFVHTNDANLILQKESSQDVKDIYNELEKQNSNLLN; from the coding sequence ATGGAAAAGAGCAATTCAATTATACATGTGATTTTAACAGGCGGTGTAGGCAGTCGATTATGGCCACTTTCTCGTAAAAGTCAGCCCAAGCAATATTTAGAAATATTTGATGGGAAATCTTTATTTGAAATGACAGTTGAACGAAATAGTCATTTAGCAGACAAAGTAATGGTTGTTGGAAATGTTGATAATCATCATTTGAGTGGGAAAGTTATGGATAAAACTCAAACAGCATACTTAAATATTGTAGAAGCAACACCTAGAAATACTGCAGCTGCAATTGCATTTGCAGCTTTTGCATCTAATCAGGATGATGTTTTAATTGTAACTCCTTCTGATCATATTATTGGTAAAGAAGAAGATTATTATAAAGCCATTAATGAAGCCATTTCAAAAGCTAACGAAGGTTTTATTGTAACATTCGGAATCATACCAACGAAACCTGAAACTGGATATGGTTATATAGAATCAAAAGGTGATAAAGTATTATCGTTTCGTGAAAAACCGAACGAAACTACAGCAAAAGATTTTATTGCTAGAGGTAATTTCCTATGGAATAGCGGAATGTTTTGTTTTAAAGCAGGTGTTTTTTTAGATGAGTTGAAACAATTTCAGTCAGATGTGTATGAAAAATCAAAATTAGTTTGGGAATCTTCTGAAAAAGGATTTTTAGATCTGAATTCATCTTTAGAGATTCCTTCTATTAGTATTGATTATGCTGTTATGGAACGAAGTAAAAAAATAAAGGTTGTTCCAGCTTCTTTTTCATGGTCAGATTTGGGTTCTTTTGAATCAGTATATGAGTATTTAGTTTCTAAAGGACATTATATAGATGCAAATGGAAATATGGTTATTGGATGCGAGAATCACACTACTTTCTTAGGGTTAAAAAACACCATATTTGTTCACACTAATGATGCAAATCTTATTTTGCAAAAAGAAAGTTCACAGGACGTGAAAGATATATACAACGAATTGGAAAAACAAAACTCTAATTTATTAAATTAA
- the rfbB gene encoding dTDP-glucose 4,6-dehydratase, with amino-acid sequence MKKILITGGAGFIGSHVVRRFVNKYPNYQIFNLDALTYAGNLENIKDIENKSNYTFVKGDIADESFIDELFKLHNFDGVLHLAAESHVDRSIEDPLAFVKTNVIGTMNLLNAAKNQWKENFEGKRFYHISTDEVYGSLGAEGLFTETTSYDPNSPYSASKASSDHFVRAYGETYGLPYVLTNCSNNYGSYHFPEKLIPLFINNIINNKPLPVYGDGNYTRDWLFVEDHAIAIDLVFHEGKNQETYNIGGFNEWKNIDLVKLLCNIMDQKLGREEGASESLITYVKDRPGHDLRYAIDASKINKELGWMPSVTFEEGLEKTINWYLANSEWLGNVTSGAYKDYYKKQYS; translated from the coding sequence ATGAAAAAAATTCTTATAACTGGCGGTGCTGGTTTTATCGGTTCCCATGTAGTAAGACGCTTTGTTAATAAATATCCAAATTATCAAATTTTCAATTTGGATGCTTTAACGTATGCGGGGAATCTTGAGAATATTAAAGATATTGAAAACAAATCTAATTATACTTTTGTAAAAGGAGATATTGCGGATGAAAGTTTTATTGATGAACTTTTTAAGCTTCATAATTTTGACGGGGTTTTGCATCTAGCGGCAGAATCTCATGTAGATCGTTCAATTGAAGATCCCTTAGCTTTTGTTAAAACAAATGTTATTGGAACAATGAATTTGCTGAATGCTGCAAAAAATCAGTGGAAAGAAAATTTTGAAGGAAAAAGATTTTATCATATTAGTACAGATGAAGTTTATGGTTCTTTAGGGGCTGAGGGGTTATTTACGGAAACTACCTCTTATGATCCAAATTCGCCATATTCAGCTTCAAAAGCAAGTTCGGATCATTTTGTACGAGCATATGGCGAAACTTATGGATTGCCATATGTACTGACTAATTGCTCAAATAATTATGGTTCATATCATTTTCCAGAAAAACTAATTCCGCTTTTTATAAATAATATTATAAATAACAAACCTTTGCCTGTTTATGGAGACGGTAATTATACTCGCGATTGGTTATTTGTGGAAGATCATGCTATTGCAATTGATTTAGTTTTTCATGAAGGAAAAAATCAAGAGACTTATAATATTGGCGGATTTAATGAATGGAAAAACATTGATTTAGTAAAATTACTTTGCAATATTATGGATCAAAAATTAGGAAGAGAAGAAGGTGCTTCTGAAAGTTTGATTACTTATGTAAAAGATAGACCTGGACATGATTTGCGTTATGCAATTGATGCTTCAAAAATTAATAAAGAACTAGGTTGGATGCCTTCTGTAACTTTTGAAGAAGGTTTAGAAAAAACTATTAATTGGTATTTAGCTAATTCAGAATGGTTAGGAAATGTAACTTCGGGTGCGTATAAAGACTATTACAAAAAACAATATTCATAA